A section of the Vanessa tameamea isolate UH-Manoa-2023 chromosome 29, ilVanTame1 primary haplotype, whole genome shotgun sequence genome encodes:
- the LOC113396339 gene encoding endocuticle structural glycoprotein ABD-4-like, whose amino-acid sequence MSDVMISVITLSACQNDDAILRNDFDGPHEDGSYKWAIQTEGGIYHEQRGSFKGSPEPSLLVEGQYQYTAPDGQVINLLYTADENGFHPTGDHLPTPPPIPPQIQRALDYIASLPPRDY is encoded by the exons ATGTCGGACGTTATG ATATCAGTCATAACGTTATCGGCTTGTCAGAATGACGACGCCATCTTGAGGAATGACTTCGACGGACCTCATGAAGACGGATCGTATAAATGGGCGATACAAACAG AAGGTGGAATATATCACGAACAGCGAGGATCGTTTAAAGGCAGCCCAGAACCGAGTCTCCTGGTGGAAGGACAGTACCAGTATACCGCTCCAGATGGACAG GTCATCAATCTTCTGTATACCGCTGACGAGAACGGCTTCCACCCAACAGGAGATCATTTACCAACCCCTCCACCCATCCCCCCTCAGATACAGCGCGCCTTGGATTATATAGCTTCATTACCACCGAgagactattaa